Genomic DNA from Oryza sativa Japonica Group chromosome 5, ASM3414082v1:
TATATGCGTTTCCCTACTCATTTTATTCAATTTGTTTGTGCAaacgtataaaaatataagtcatgcttagaaaacatttaataataaatcaagccataacaaaataaatgataactacatacttttttaataaaataaataactaaacatatttaaaaagtcaataacgtcgtatattaaaaaaaagtacgaTCTGGCAATTGCTCTTTGACGTAGATGCTAGTTTGTTGTGAAGAATGTGCTCCATGAATATCCAAATAGTTGATGCTCTCATGCTCTGTTCTAAACATTAAACATATATTGACTCAAGATTAAATATGGTGTTTGTATCTCTCAGTTCGATGATTTGCCTATagcattatctaaaaatattagaCAAGGCCTAACACATATATTCATCCGAAGAGAATGTGTTATATAGCAAAAGCACGCAAAATAACGACCACTTTGTATTATCATTTGCATCATCGAAGTGTCAGTGTTAACAAAATCTATGAAATAGACGGTACATTTAAGAACTAATATAGCAACACGTGGCACATATATGAATGTAATTTATACTAATGGCCTGATTTACACGTTGATGCATAGACGTAATTATCCCAAAGTGAGATTCCAGTGAAAGCAGAAATTTCATGAAGCCAGGCAAGGAGTTACCTTTAGTAGTCCTTTTCCCTTTGTTTGAAGAGCTCTTGTAAAACAGGGAAGATGATAAAGTATGTCTATTTTATCAAATAGGACTTGAAGAAAATGAGAACATGGATAGACCTATATTACGCTTACCATGTCTAAAACAATGCAAAATTAATAAACAAAAAGATTAGCAGTACTATCCTGTATGGGCTTTTTTCTCATGCTCGAGAGTTCACCATTCAATCTTGAATCGAGTAGATTTCTGCATTCATCTGAAGAGTGTTAGCGAGGGAAAACATATCCCGAAGGAAACCAAGATTAGGAATAGAAAGGAGAACGATCGGAAGAGGCAAAGGAAAAGCAAGAAAAGAGGAAACAAATGCTACCTGTTGATTCTGTGAACACATCAGTCATTAAGAAGTAATCATAGTGGGTAATAAAACTGGCAGTTTCGAAAGATAAAGCGCTTGGGAGACATGGAGGTACTCAAGTGGAGCTTGATGTTTTTGCTGTAGATCCTAATCAGTGAAAATCTAAGACATCGATTGCAAATCTAATGGTTAGACTAATTTAGAGTGATGTGGCAAGCTGTGAGATGAGAGAATTAGAGTTAGTGGGGATGAattgtataggtatataggatataGGATGTCGTTAACTTTTaaacacatgtttaaccattcctgttaaaaaaaattatgcaactatcatttattttgttatgagttgttttatcactaaaagtattttaaatatgatttatatcttatgcatttaattttttttaataaaacgaatggtcataTCGTGTGTCCAAAAAACAGCAGTATCATCTAATAAAAAAGGGACGTTGTAGTTTGAGATCTTCATGGTATCATGTGACCTCACATGACGAGGGGCAGGACAGCATCCCAAATTGAAATTAGAGTGAGCACTGCTGGTCTCAAGTTGGTCATGTGTGTAATGGATGGGACAACAGGGCAACTTGCTCGCTTGGTAGCACATCACTCTCCAGTCTTTTTTGCATGGATTGGTGCCAATTGAAAACAGCATTTGAAAATTATTAAGACCCTAACCACTATAATGACTACCAAAGTTGGTGGAAAAGGCATGGCAAGATCTCGTCGGTGAGCCCAATGATTCATCCCCAGTTAATTCTTTAGTTCGTGTGAGTTGTGTTGCCCGTATTGAAGGTAGTCTCCCTATACTGGCATATATTTCAGTCATTATAACCAGTACATTTGATAagtattatatttgttttttttaaatagatgataccGTTAACTTTTGCACATACAtgtgatcattcatcttatcaaaaatttatataattatcatttattttgttgtgagatattttattactaaaatattttaaatatgatttatatcttatgcatTTGCACATAATTTATAATAAGACGAAATGATCAAACGTGTGTTCAAAAGTTAATGCAttatctattagaaaaacagagGAAATAGTAGTCAAGTATCTCTCCTCATGTTTTAAGTAACGTGAGCTCTACCaccaatgcattttttttcagagGACTACCAATGCTTCTGAAGATCTAAAATGTGCATAACCTAAGGCTCTGCTCCTTTTCGGCGTCGTTTCAGTCTCAGACACCAGCACGGTCGATGAGGCCAGTAAACTTCGTATCAATCCAacaattttctccaaaatttacCACAGCTTACTTCCCATGCTTATAAATtctgaaaaaagagagagaggaatatgGTGTATACGAACGAACAGTTCAAACAGAATGTTCAGGTTTCGCTGCATGTCTGAAATTGTTACTTACCATAACACCACCATCCATGTATCCATAGTGCCATTCACGAAATCGCTGCCGGCTAAGGACAGCAGGTTGGTTGCCGGCAAATATAATGCAATTAGCCCAGTGGTTACCAACTAACGCCACAGGTTCTGGAATCTTTCAGTTCCACTGCAGCATTATTGTCGTTTGGTTGTCACGAAATCCGCTTTCTTTCGGTCTGCACCTAATTCTCCCTTTCCCTGTGCAGTGCAGTAGTACCGGATTTGCAAGGTGGTCGCCGTATTCTCCATTCGAGCCGGTCAAGCTCAGGACACCTGCTCTTCGTGCCACACAACCACAGGATGATGGCTTCGCTTCGCGTCGGCTCCTGGTTCCTCTGTCTTGGGTTCCGGTGGAGTCGTGGAGATGGCAAGGGCGGACGCAAGAAAAGAAAACCGGGTGGAGGTTAGTCGTTAGAGTTGTACTTCCTCCACTCAAAAGTGGTAGActtattttaattattatttttaaataagttgATCGTATTTGTAATCTTTATATATTCATTCAAGACTTAAATTAAAAGATAAATTAAACTTTCGATTAGACTCTAaattggttgcatgcatgcatgcatgcatacactcTAAATCTTtgttacatactccctccgtattttaatgtatgacgccattgactttttatccaatgtttaaccattcgtcttattcaaaatttttgtacaaatataaaaatatttatgtcatgcttaaagaacatttgattatgaatcaagtcacaatgaaataaatgataattacacaattttttttaataaaacgaacatTCAAACAttaaataaaaagtcaacggcgtcatacattaaaatatggatgtAGTAtcagattatttttttcttgatctCAATGGCAAAAGTAATACGTGTAACTCTTTTGAATAAAGGAAGTACACTCAAATAGACATGGGAAACCCCACAGCGTAGAGATCAGGATATatgaatataaatatgagaaaaataaaaatatgctaGATCCGTCGTGTTTCTTTCTAACGCTGAAGATTAGCATAaataaaaatcatataaattttACGCTGCAAACTACTCATATCGAGGACCATATAACCAGTGGCGAAGCCAGAGACATTTTGCTAAAGAGCTAGTAATTTGTTATAGAAATTTTATCAATTCATTCAACAGCATAGAAAGTTAATAGAGCTTTTGTGGGCCAGGCGGTGGCTCCGCCCTAACATATAATGTCTGCAAACTCCTCAAGAAATTTGAGTACCATTAGACTTGGAGAATACGTTTCCCACAATGAGAGTAATAAACATGTTAGTACAAAACCCTATTATCTAACGGATAAGCTATATAAGTAATATATTGATTTTGTACATCAAAGACAAAATAAAACTTCAGAACCATAATACTGGATTATATGTCACGTGACAAAATCTATGTAGTTTATCTATGTAGTTTTATGTAACTTGGTTCAAAATAGgtgaggtttttttttaaaaaaaaagaaataaaagctTAATCTCCTATGTATGAGTATTACACTGTATAAAAAAATCCCGGGGCTCACGTATTAGAAATATATTTTAGCTACAAATAGTTGGTGAAAATGGTATGTGTGAAGTGTGTTGTACAAACAAATGTACCATACATATTCACTCTCAAAATTTTGGTTTACACTTTACATGTATCTGGGATCTGGGTTACCAGAAGTTCATACATTTTCTGTGTTTCTGTGAGACCACAGGCCAGCGGCAAAGCTTTCTGCAGGCTTCTCGTTTTGGATGTGTTGTCCAGTATATGCCTCACCGTTGCATTGAGCATTGCAGTTGTTGCATCAGGTGCAAACACCCGGGAACAAGTTGAGCACTCAGTAGTCAGCACTCTCCTATTTGCTCCAACTCCAAAGCTCCGGAAGCATAATGCCCTTCATCTGCTGCTCCATTTCATTGAGCTCCATAACTGGCACGATGTGTACTGGAGACATTTGCAGTACATCACAGGCTCACAGATCGGCACAAACATACTGGACTTATCTATCATGGTTACAATTTTTGTCGCTATGTCCGCGCCAAAAAGTCATTAACTGCAAGTGAGGCATCACCATGTGCGACGGCATTCTCTGGCTCTGGCATGTAAAGTGTAGTAGTAGAAGCCTGCCAAGCAAAGAAAGGCACGAACATTACCAGATTATATTATAGAAATACGCTAAGGTCAATGGTTGACATTCGAGGAAAACATGTACACGTATAGCTATCGAATATACCAGGTAAATCACATATTTCAGCAAAACACCATAAGTATTCAATTAGTATGAAATGGACTCAATTTGTGAAATCATCCCTGCAAACTAATACAAGATTATCTGCATCTTTGCACAATCCAAATCAAGCAGATATTCAATTGGAGCTCTTATGTAGAATTAAAATAACTCGAGAAAGAGAATGATGGTACTAATTTAGGCTAGCTGAATGGCTTTGTGCATTTAGGGTGCAGCTGCTGGGATATTATTGTTCCATAGCCTAGACTAGATGAACACTCTTAGCTGGGACTAAcacatttactccctccgtttcacaatgtaagtcattctagcatttcccatattcatattggtgctaatgaatctagacatatatatctatctagattcattagcatcaatatgaatgtgggaaatgttagaatgacttacattgtgaaacggaggaagtatcactTAGCTGGGAGCCTGGGAAATAAGTCAcccatttatatttatattataccCTTCCACTGGTCGTGCAGACTGAAAATAAGTCACCCATTCATATCTATGCACTTGCTGTCCTATGATGATCATTACAATGTTCTAAGAGAGATTAGTAGTACCTTCGTGTCTAATTGCAAGTCTCTGCTGTTGTCTATTGAAAGAATAGCACCATGAGCTTTTAACCACATTTCACACTCTTCTGATGCTTCACTATCAATTCTTGAGAATCCCAAAATTTGTGCAACATATCCCACTGGTATAGTCGGGCGATATGATTTAGACATGCATTTTACAGCCTCAAAACGCATTCGCTCCACATATAGATCTGTCAAAGTGATCCTCAACAGACatcaattttttcatgaatacAGAATAGATTTTTTAGCCAAATACAGAAGCACATTGAATTGATACAGATAGTATTTAGTCCTTTACCCATGAGGCAAGAATTCAAGTTCGGTGCCTGCTTGTATAGTTTGAAAAATAGGACATAGTTTCCAGATGAAACAGCAGAATGAACTGCAAGGGCATGCTTGACAGCTTCATCTTGTTTGGCTTGTTTCGATAACCTGAAAATAATGAGTATGTCAAACGTGGTCAGTTTAAGAACAAAAACTGGTCAATATTCTGCCAGTGTACTAGTATAAAATAGTACCTTGCCAATGATGACAGCAAGTCTCGTTTATTATTAGAGTGCAACATGACACAGAGTAAATTGTACGCAGAGAATTCAAAGTAACAGCCCTTGATTCCCTCTGCATATAGCCTCTTCAGTTGTGACTGGCACTGCAAGAGATGTTGCGTGCATAAACAGTTAGAACTACAATACCCATGCATcacttaacatttttttttttttgcacaaagATTGCAAACATAAATTttctaatttacaaatgtagtTGCAGTTTCCAATGACAATCAACTTTCGTGAAACAGCAGTACCGTTACGGGCTTATGGCCCCAAGGACTAGTCTTTGGTACTGTTCACACGTTTTACTGTGGCACCATGAGGATTAATTTTCTATAGATATAGGATTAGATTTATTAGTATCATCTATTCCATAAGAATATTGAAGATAATTTTCTTAGGGTTTAAGTTATCCTATTATATAAGGATGCATTCTTGTCTCTTTTCGTTACACGATGATAAAATCCAAAGTAAAACTAAGCTTCAGAGCCTCTCTAGCTTATAGGTAGAAGCCATGTTGGCGGCTAGATGAAGGTCAGTGCTCTACCTTTGGTCTTCAAAAGCCTATCCGAAGCTAATCCATATCAATACTCCACATGGTAATCTGAAGCTCCCTCCAGTCAAAAATAAGTGTCGTTTTAGAACCCGTGAAGTCAACAGAAGttaacttttgaaaaaaaaactattgttTAGAATATATGTTTTGGGTATACGAAAATGATAAAAGCTTTCATGATATTACACTATGCGACTATTATTGGATTCATTTATGCAAAAGAATTAAGCCGTTAAAGTTATGCATTATTGACCTTGAAAATTCTAAAATGGTACTACTTTACTAATTTGTGACTAGAGGGAGTAGTAAGTGGGACCAAACTTGGGATTGTCAGTGTCAGCCCACCGATAGAAAATTACTTGACCTCTATTTTCTTTATGCATGTTATCTAACTAAACATGAAGATGAAGTTGCAAAACTATGTCCTGCAACAGAAATATTGAGCATATGCACAAACACAATTATTTGATATCCCAAGAGAATAAACTATAACAAAGCATACCTGGTTATATTCAGGTAGGTCACCTGCCTGCATTGCTAAACGTGCATGAGTTTCATAAACCTGAAATAACAAACCTAAAGGTTAGAAGCACTAGTGGCATAACTGAAGTCCTGGTGCACAGCATTTACAAATATTTTCTTATGGTCAGTAATAGTAACTGGCAGCATAACTAATATGATATTGATATCTTGacagaagtaacttataaaGGAACTGCAGTTTTCTAGTTGCTAACACATTGTGGTAAGCACAATAGGATCATGATTCATGAGAAGAGGATACCTTGACAGTAAGTTCATTCTGGATTCTCTGAACTGTGAGATCTTGGCGAATAGACTTCAGTTGATCACATTTATAAAGATAATTCTTTTGAGATGTTTCAACCATGGAAAGGGCCTTCTCCAAGACATGCTCCGGTCTTACCTGCCAAGCATTATTCAGATAAGGAGAAGAAACAGTAGATATGATCaaattgcaaaagaaaaaagatttgCTATTGATGCTTTTCAATTAAGAATCCAGGACAACAGTTGGTGGGTTTTATTACTGTGGCAGGATCAGGTGCTGATGTAAGCCGGAGATATCGTTTCTCAATTTCTTGGCATGTCCCCTTTACTGTCAATGCATCCCAATCCATATCCTCCACAGCCAAGGTAGTGCCATCTTCACAGCTTCTGGCAAGAAGAGCTGAAACAGCTCTTCGTGCATGTATATTAGCCATTACATCTTTACTTGCTGCAGAATTCCTCGATTTAGATGATGAATTCTGGTTCTTCTCAAAACGCTTTGACCTATGCTCCCTGCGCTTCTTCTCCTCAGGTGAATTTGCTAGTGCGGTTGCACTGGCATAATATTTGGTTAGATCCTGCTCCTTATCACTATCACTTGAAGCATTTCCATTTTGCATTTGATCTGAGTAACTGCTGATCTTTTGCTTCTTGGCAGGCCGCTGACTGACTTTGTTTGCAGTCGCATGATGAGACTGGAAAAATTTTCTGGAATCCCAGTTATTACTCTGCATGGCATTCATTCAAATATTTCAAATACTAAGTAGAGCAATAACACAGGTATTTGATATTGGCAATTCAGAAATGGAAAGCCATACATGTAGTTAAAATATGGAAATCTGTTCCTCTTGTACATTGACTGATTAGTATGAGATTTTGCAAGAGTTCACATGCCGGTTCTTACCATTCTGTTTTTGGCTTCCAAATTATTGTGGGTGGTACCATTCACCAACCCTTTTACCGGTTCCACCTTATCTGTAACCTTTTCCTCCACAACAGGCTCCCACCTACTTTTTTGGCGTCTCCTATTGGTAGATGTCGACAAGGAGGGACTTGAATTGTTTGCACTGCTATATGGAAAACAAATAGCAAAAAGTTAATTCAGAAATATGTGATTCTGCATAGCACAGAAGCAGCAATGAGCCAATGACTCAAAACTTTCTTTAGTGAAAGGAAGGAATCCTAATTTTGCCTACAACACGAATTTGGGCATAGTAGTTTGTGGCAAAATTAGATGGATCACTTTTAACCCAGTATCTATGTAATGCAAACATTTGATTAAGTATATGAATAGTTCTGCACCCAAAAACCAATTCCCAATAATCACATCTTAATTATTTTCTAGGGTTATCATGGTTAGAAATCGGAGGAAGGGTATAGGATTTTAAATATTCTTCATGAAATGATACATCCATGATTCCACCATATACTGCCCAATAAGATTAACATATGTCCAAGACAGTTGAGACATATCCAATTATATAAATCTGAAGGCATCTTACTATTATTatagataaattatttttttgcgATATTTGCTTAGATCATAACACTTCTGATATAAATTACCCAGAAGATAACACTGTTAAGAAGGTGTAAGCTGGAATTTTCATTCATTGCATGGTGCTGGTTGCCCGAAAGTATAATTCTATAGCAACATAAGTCCAAAACAACAGATAAAAAATATCAGTCAACGTAGTTAAGTACTCAAAACACTACATTATCACTGTCCAGAGAATCCAGAAGCACAAACCTTGTTTCTGGAATGGTTGCAACATTTTGTACCAAAGGAAGCAGTGGCTCAGTGTCCCAATTCTTAGTAAGAAGGGTTCCATCAGCAATGGCGCTGTTTTTTATCTGATATTATATTAGGAAGATAACAAGACTGAGATACAGAGTCAACGAATTTACATCATTCTAAATTGACGTAAAAGAACCACAAAATAAACAAAGGAAAACATATGAATGAAGCACCACATCAATCGCTGGCCCAATAACTGGAGTGAATTCAACTAGAAAACTGTGATCAGCCATTTGTTGTGAATGGCAAATTGGCAACAGCCACGATGCCAATCTTTTTTACAACAAAATGCTGGCAACTAACAAAACGCCAAAACAATATAACAGAGATTTACCTCTTCTATCATACTCTGGCAAGCAGCCTTCTGGGCCTCATCCTTGCAACAGTTGAGATTCCTCGTAGCATAATTATGTAATGAAAAAGGGAGTGATCTCTAAACATGAGAATAGAAAAGTAGGTGGTGAATATGCAAGTACCAATATCTTCCTTGATTAAGTATAAGCATAATACGTGCTAACTTTTTGCGCTGGTTTTCCAAGGAATAAGCCAATGCATTCTCATAGACATCGAACGAATTTAAATATCATGAGTTTGAACTAACAAACTAATATATAATTTAATGAATCATTTTATATGCCAATAGCTCCCCAAATAGTCATTTTCCATATGAGCAAAAAAAATAGCCTTAGAAAGTTAGAACATCATGTGCcagaaatgaagaaaagaagagcAGAAAATTACAGCATCATTCTTCACCATGGAAACACTAACATAAGCAGGCTTCTTTGACAAATCAGCACCTAAAATTTTCTTCTCGCTCTTTGGTATTACCATAGAAAAACCTGGAGCAATTCGAGGAACCTGCATTTTGTTTTCACTTGAATTttcggttgcaataaaaacctgCCAATTTGGGTGTAAATTTTCAGATACATGGTCGACTGAGTAAATATTTGAGTTTGGACCGTTTGAACCTACAGTATTTTGTTGATCGCCATGATTGCTTTGCTGAACGGGGTTCAAATTCACAGTGCTCTGTGGGCAGGCTGGTGTCTGGCTGGCATAATGGTTTTGAGACCTTGGGTTACCTGCTACCTGGCCAGCATACTGGTTTTCCAACACCGGAGCGTGCGCCTGGTTGATATATTGATCTTGAGGCCCTGGACCACCTGAAGCCTGTAGGTAGAtgaaatttagatataattattttctattcTCATGATGAAACAATCTATGTAGCGAGCTAAAGAACACAAGAAAATTGCCACAAGTCAAACAAGACAGAAAAGACATGACACTTCAAGACCTACAAGCAACAAAAAACCTTCATACGGTACAGATGATTTTCTTAGTATGCAATGTGCTATAAACTTCTCCATGCAAACACAAAGAGAAGTGCTAGTGCCAACCAAATCTACATGAACAAAGTACGGAAACAATCATCATGCATTCTGATGTTCCATATCGTAAAGAGCGTGTTTATAGCCCACGAAACTCATCGAAAAGAATGCTGCACCCAGATGCACAGCAAGCGGAGGAAGTTGAATTTGAGATAAGCTGACTAGGCATAACACATATGCAACACAAAATAAGTAAACACCATCTGTTGATCGAAAAAAAGAAATGATTGTCCCAAAATAGCAACATAACCAGATAGCTTAAAACCCATGATCAATAAATGTCCAGGGTGTGACCAAGAAGGCTATGTACAATTAGTAGCGATATACATAGAAAGGAAGGAATATACCTGAATAGGAGGCGCAATAGAAGAACTTGAATTACTTTTCCATGATGTAGTTCCTGGAGGAGGTGGCTGGATACTGGGATAGGAGTAGCTAGAAGTAGTGTTAACAATTGAGTTACTGTTCCCGACTGGATCACCAGCAGGATTTGGCACGGTGTGATTGTAATAGTATGGCCATTGGTTGTACTGCTGTTGGTATGAGAAAGAATTGGTAGGCACTGAAATGGAATGCTGTACTGTGTTGGTATTGGATGACGGGTAGTTCTGATATGACTGAGCATAATTATTTTCAAAGCTTCCACCATTCCAGGTGCTGTTCTGATAATAGCTATTGCTAGTTCCATATCCTGGAGCAGTCTGATGACCACCAGCATTGTAATATGTGTTACTTGTGGGACCAACGTAAGactctgaattctgaaatgaAGTAAGAGGCTGATGAGCTGCACCTGAATGTTGATTTGTTCCTCCTTGCTGGACAGAAGAACCATTTGTAGTTTGTGGGTAACTATAATAATAGTTTGCATATTCTGCAGCAGTGTACCCATGTTGAAGTGAACTTGAGTAAGGCATGTGAGAATGAGTCGCATTTTCTGTGCCCATAGTTGGCTGAGCATTATGAGGTGCACTGCTTGCCACACTCTGATTGTCTCCCGAAACCGAAACATCCCTTTGTGGATCATAGTAAACTGTATCTTGGCTTTGATTGTTCACTGGATAGCTCCACGGGACTGTAGCTGCCCCAGTTGAAGAGGACCATGAATGATGCCCTAAAGCTAAAGGTGGATAAGTAGATGGATTTGTCTGCCCCACAATGCTGACCTGCCATTAGCAAATAAAGGGGTCATGAACTCATGATCATTTATATAATGGCATAATGCACATAGCAACTTAGTTACAAAAGCCATGACCAAAAGATTCATCCTCACTGCAGCTTTAACCATTTCAGTAATTCATTGGCAAAATGCTTTAAGTCAGTACTATATTGCAACTAGAATGATTCGTACAACTAGGCTTCCATACAACCATAGATTCTCAGAATTAACATGTAGTTCTACGCATAGCAAAGACGTTCAAATCCGATCAAACTTCTGCTCTAATTTTTCTTTGCAAAAATTCAACGAAGCCACCTTGCATGAATAGTTTAGTTCCCTTGGCTAAATTTTACTTCTACCAATCACCCACATCCTCAAATTAGCTTAAGTTTGGTACAGTAATTAGCATAATATCAAATTCGTTGCATCCTAAATAGACACTAAATAAACGATCacatattcaaaaaaaaaacaaattcaaaaATCAATAGAACATCAGACGAGGCGCGTCATCTACCTCGGCAGGAGCGGCATCGGATCCAGCAGCCACCACCCCGGCGCCGTGGCTCGCCATCATTCCTCCCCCTCCCGGAGCTCCAACCCTAGCGAACCGGTCAAccgcccgccgccacgccaACGCAACGCAACGCACA
This window encodes:
- the LOC9270017 gene encoding SAC3 family protein A isoform X2 — its product is MMASHGAGVVAAGSDAAPAEVSIVGQTNPSTYPPLALGHHSWSSSTGAATVPWSYPVNNQSQDTVYYDPQRDVSVSGDNQSVASSAPHNAQPTMGTENATHSHMPYSSSLQHGYTAAEYANYYYSYPQTTNGSSVQQGGTNQHSGAAHQPLTSFQNSESYVGPTSNTYYNAGGHQTAPGYGTSNSYYQNSTWNGGSFENNYAQSYQNYPSSNTNTVQHSISVPTNSFSYQQQYNQWPYYYNHTVPNPAGDPVGNSNSIVNTTSSYSYPSIQPPPPGTTSWKSNSSSSIAPPIQASGGPGPQDQYINQAHAPVLENQYAGQVAGNPRSQNHYASQTPACPQSTVNLNPVQQSNHGDQQNTVFIATENSSENKMQVPRIAPGFSMVIPKSEKKILGADLSKKPAYVSVSMVKNDARSLPFSLHNYATRNLNCCKDEAQKAACQSMIEEIKNSAIADGTLLTKNWDTEPLLPLVQNVATIPETSANNSSPSLSTSTNRRRQKSRWEPVVEEKVTDKVEPVKGLVNGTTHNNLEAKNRMSNNWDSRKFFQSHHATANKVSQRPAKKQKISSYSDQMQNGNASSDSDKEQDLTKYYASATALANSPEEKKRREHRSKRFEKNQNSSSKSRNSAASKDVMANIHARRAVSALLARSCEDGTTLAVEDMDWDALTVKGTCQEIEKRYLRLTSAPDPATVRPEHVLEKALSMVETSQKNYLYKCDQLKSIRQDLTVQRIQNELTVKVYETHARLAMQAGDLPEYNQCQSQLKRLYAEGIKGCYFEFSAYNLLCVMLHSNNKRDLLSSLARLSKQAKQDEAVKHALAVHSAVSSGNYVLFFKLYKQAPNLNSCLMDLYVERMRFEAVKCMSKSYRPTIPVGYVAQILGFSRIDSEASEECEMWLKAHGAILSIDNSRDLQLDTKASTTTLYMPEPENAVAHGDASLAVNDFLART
- the LOC9270017 gene encoding SAC3 family protein A isoform X1, whose amino-acid sequence is MMASHGAGVVAAGSDAAPAEVSIVGQTNPSTYPPLALGHHSWSSSTGAATVPWSYPVNNQSQDTVYYDPQRDVSVSGDNQSVASSAPHNAQPTMGTENATHSHMPYSSSLQHGYTAAEYANYYYSYPQTTNGSSVQQGGTNQHSGAAHQPLTSFQNSESYVGPTSNTYYNAGGHQTAPGYGTSNSYYQNSTWNGGSFENNYAQSYQNYPSSNTNTVQHSISVPTNSFSYQQQYNQWPYYYNHTVPNPAGDPVGNSNSIVNTTSSYSYPSIQPPPPGTTSWKSNSSSSIAPPIQASGGPGPQDQYINQAHAPVLENQYAGQVAGNPRSQNHYASQTPACPQSTVNLNPVQQSNHGDQQNTVFIATENSSENKMQVPRIAPGFSMVIPKSEKKILGADLSKKPAYVSVSMVKNDARSLPFSLHNYATRNLNCCKDEAQKAACQSMIEEIKNSAIADGTLLTKNWDTEPLLPLVQNVATIPETSSANNSSPSLSTSTNRRRQKSRWEPVVEEKVTDKVEPVKGLVNGTTHNNLEAKNRMSNNWDSRKFFQSHHATANKVSQRPAKKQKISSYSDQMQNGNASSDSDKEQDLTKYYASATALANSPEEKKRREHRSKRFEKNQNSSSKSRNSAASKDVMANIHARRAVSALLARSCEDGTTLAVEDMDWDALTVKGTCQEIEKRYLRLTSAPDPATVRPEHVLEKALSMVETSQKNYLYKCDQLKSIRQDLTVQRIQNELTVKVYETHARLAMQAGDLPEYNQCQSQLKRLYAEGIKGCYFEFSAYNLLCVMLHSNNKRDLLSSLARLSKQAKQDEAVKHALAVHSAVSSGNYVLFFKLYKQAPNLNSCLMDLYVERMRFEAVKCMSKSYRPTIPVGYVAQILGFSRIDSEASEECEMWLKAHGAILSIDNSRDLQLDTKASTTTLYMPEPENAVAHGDASLAVNDFLART
- the LOC9270017 gene encoding SAC3 family protein A isoform X7, giving the protein MIHKGMFRFRETIRVWQAVHLIMLSQLWAQKMRLILTCLTQVHFNMGTLLQNMQTIIIVTHKLQMVLLSSKEEQINIQTAPGYGTSNSYYQNSTWNGGSFENNYAQSYQNYPSSNTNTVQHSISVPTNSFSYQQQYNQWPYYYNHTVPNPAGDPVGNSNSIVNTTSSYSYPSIQPPPPGTTSWKSNSSSSIAPPIQASGGPGPQDQYINQAHAPVLENQYAGQVAGNPRSQNHYASQTPACPQSTVNLNPVQQSNHGDQQNTVPRIAPGFSMVIPKSEKKILGADLSKKPAYVSVSMVKNDARSLPFSLHNYATRNLNCCKDEAQKAACQSMIEEIKNSAIADGTLLTKNWDTEPLLPLVQNVATIPETSSANNSSPSLSTSTNRRRQKSRWEPVVEEKVTDKVEPVKGLVNGTTHNNLEAKNRMSNNWDSRKFFQSHHATANKVSQRPAKKQKISSYSDQMQNGNASSDSDKEQDLTKYYASATALANSPEEKKRREHRSKRFEKNQNSSSKSRNSAASKDVMANIHARRAVSALLARSCEDGTTLAVEDMDWDALTVKGTCQEIEKRYLRLTSAPDPATVRPEHVLEKALSMVETSQKNYLYKCDQLKSIRQDLTVQRIQNELTVKVYETHARLAMQAGDLPEYNQCQSQLKRLYAEGIKGCYFEFSAYNLLCVMLHSNNKRDLLSSLARLSKQAKQDEAVKHALAVHSAVSSGNYVLFFKLYKQAPNLNSCLMDLYVERMRFEAVKCMSKSYRPTIPVGYVAQILGFSRIDSEASEECEMWLKAHGAILSIDNSRDLQLDTKASTTTLYMPEPENAVAHGDASLAVNDFLART